AAGAAGGATCGTCGTCACCAGCAGTGTAGCCGCAATTTACAGCGATGCAGCCGACATCAACAAAACGAAAAACAACATGTTTACAGAAGAGCACTGGAACACCAAAAGCAATGCGAAGCATAATCCCTACCAATATTCCAAAACCATTGCGGAGCGTGAAGCCTGGAAGATTGCCGGAGAACAGCAGCAATGGAAATTGACCACCATCAACCCCGGTTTTGTGATGGGGCCTTCGCTGTCGCAAAGAGTTGACTCGACCAGCGTGGATATGATGCGCTCGATTATCAACGGCAAGTACAAAAGCGGCGTACCCGATCTCTACTTTGGTGTGGTGGATGTCAGGGACGTGGCAAAAGCCCATATCCTTGCTGCGACCAATGCAAACGCAACCGGCCGCCATATCTGTGTAAGCACCACTTTGTCGCTGCTGGAAATGGCCAAAATCCTGAGGGAAAAGTATCCCAACCTGCCCATTCCAAAATCGGCAGCACCCAAAATTCTCCTTTATATCGCCGGGCCGTTGATGGGTTTCTCCTGGAAATTTATCAACCTGAATGTCGGGATAAAATACAGTTTCGATAATTCAAAGAGCATCGGTTTGGGAGTAAAATACACGCCCATTCAAAAAACCCTTACCGATCATGCAATGCAGCTGGTGGAAGATGGGTTGGTGTAACTCGATTTTCAAATTTGACTCATTTTCCTAAAATTACTTCCCATGATAAGGGTTGTCTATGATAGGTTTAAAATTTGTCGGATAAACCCGACATATTTATGATAATTTGTCAGATTCGAACTTCAATTTACAAATTCTTTGTGATGAATTTTCAACGCGATGGATTTCTCAAAATACAGAGTATCTAACCATTATCATTGAAAAGTCACGCTACCACGTAAATTGCAGCAGGTCTCAGTAACGGTAGTCCTTTTCAAAAAAAAACCCGCCCGTTTCGGGGCAGGGGTCGTTACCTAACGTTACGAGAATTTTTCAGGCACCATTTCTTTAACACTTGATTGGATAGTTTCAGCCAACGTAAGAGATTGAGTGGTTTGGCTAATTGTATAAAAATCAATACCTGTACAATAAAATGGCAGGGAAATATTCAACCAATGTTGATTTTGCAATTGCAATGATTTAATCCTGGTGTTTTTAATCGTATGTTCCCAGCTTTTCACTGGTAAGATAAAATATTTTATTTTTGTAAAATAAATTATCGCAACTATGTTAAAATCAACTATTCTGGAGGTAATTGATCTTCAAAAGGAGAGAAATGAGGTGGCCGAACCCGGAATTAGCCGTGAACTGCTGTCAGAAATTTCATTAACCGGCGGTCATATCAAAATCATCAGCGGGATAAGACGATGTGGCAAAAGCACGCTGATGCGCCAGCTTATTGGCGAAGACTCAAACTGCTTATTCCTCAACTTTGAAGACCCAAAACTTACAGGTTTCGATCTGAAAGACTTTAATCGTCTCGATGAAATAATTAAAGAACAAGGCCTGAGAAACATCTATTTTGATGAGATTCAGATCGTGCCCGAATGGGAGCGGTACATCAGGGCTTTGCATGATGAAGATTATGCGGTTTTTCTTACAGGTTCGAATGCATCCATGTTGAGCATCGAGTTGGGGACAAAGTTAACTGGAAGGTACATCCCAAAAGAATTGTTACCGTTTTCGTACCGTGAGTTTTTAACTTTCTCCAACCAGGTGGCCTCGGCAGATTCGGCAGTTGATTTCCTTTGCAGGGGCGGATTTCCTGAATATCTTAAATATGGAGATGAAGACATTTTGCATCAGATACTTTACGATATTATTTACCGGGATATTTCGGTAAGATATCAGGTTAAAAGACACGAAACCTTAAAGCAGTTGGCGATTTATCTGATTACCAATGTTTCAAAAACCTTGTCATACAATCAATTACGAAAGACATTTGAGCTGGGTTCAGCAACAACCGCAATTGATTTTTTATCCTATTTCCAAAACAGCTACCTCTTGTTTGCTATCCCCTTATTTGATTTTTCGCTGAAGAAGCAAATTTATAATCCAAAAAAAGTGTACGCTATTGATACCGGTTTGGCCGGCGCCAATTCACTTTCCTTTTCAAAAGATACGGGCCGGAAACTTGAAAATGCAGTGTTTTTGCATCTTCGCAGAGATCATGACAGGATATTTTACTTTGGCGCGTCAGGCGAGTGTGATTTTGTGGTTCAGGATGAGGGGCCGGTTTTCCGATGTTTTCAGGTTTGTTCCCGCCTGGATGAGGAAAATCTGACAAGAGAAATAAAAGGCATCACAGAAGCAATGAATTATACAGGAACAAGCTCAGGGAATATCATTACCCTCGATCAGGAAGATGAGTTTGAAAAGGATGGGCTGGTGATTCATGCAATTCCCTTCTGGAAATGGGCAGGGACGGAATAAAAAACCCCGCCCGTTTCGGGGCAGGGTTTTTACCTAACGTTTATGAGAAAATTTATTTGACAACCAGTTTCCTTGTTTCAGATAATTCGGTGGTGCGGATGTTTACAAAATAAACTCCGGGGGCAAGGTGGCTGATATTCAACGCGGTATTGTTGCTGAATGATTCTCTGGCAACAGCTACACCTTTGTTATCGTAGATTTCCACTGTGATGGTTTGATCATTAGCTCCGTTTATAGATAAGTTTAGAACATCACGGGCTGGGTTGGGAAACATCCGGACGGATGATGCTGAGAATTGATCAATTCCGGTTTGCAGCAGGGTTACATTGGTTACCGCTGAAACAGAATTGGTGAGGAATGTGCCGGATGCATTGTCCACAGATTGGTCGTATTCAACCTCTAAATCAATTACCTCTCCGGTTTCAGCGCGCAGCAATTTAAAGATGATGGATTCACCGGCTGCAAAGCCATTCTTTTCCAGGGTAGTAAAATCGTTACCAAACAAAGTGATGGTTTGGTTTTGGCTGTTGGAATTGATTTGCACATAGCCCCAAATCTTACCTGATTCATCAAAAGCGCCGATCATATCACCTGCATTGAAATCAACAAGCGAATTAGCAAGGAAAACGACTGACTGGGTGTAAGGGGTCATTTTGATTGTTCCCCATCCTGTTTCCATCGAATTGAATGATTGTGCAGGAGTGAAATTGCTTTTGAGTCCGCCACATTCCGGGAAGGTTACAGTTACCGCATTGGCTAACTTGATTTTGTAAGCTTTGCCCGGCTCAAAAGTTTCGAGCGTGTAAACTTCAAACTGAGGCCAGAATATCTGTGTGCCGATCAGCTCCTGTATGATAACCACCTCATTCAGGTTACCGCCAAACATCTCCATCACATCAGCCGGACATTCAGAAAGTACCGGCAGATAGCTCCAGCCGGCAGGTATCGTCATTGTTCCTGAAACATAATCTGCCCCGCCAATCATAAACTCAACATCTTCGGTCACTTTGGCCACGTAGCCTGAATTGCTGTTCCAGTTGCCGATGGTGTTAACACCTTGTTGAGGCCAATACATCGTAGTCAGGTTGCTGAGTATGGTCAGGTTGCTGACAATGGGGGCAAACAGATCTTCCACGGCAGGAGTAAACGGAACAATGTAACTGGACATGCTGTTCCATCCCTGATTTAGTATAAAGTATTGAATATAAGCGGCTTTTAGACTTGTGAGCATGGAGATTCCCAGGCTTTGGAAATTTCCCTGGCTGGGCTGGTTGGGATCATAAGTAGCTATTGCGGTAAATTCTTCGGGATTTCCGCATCGGCTCAATCTCCAGTGGAAAGGTTCACCGGAATCAAATCCGTCTTTTTCGGGAGTTGTGGGGTCATCTGCATAGGCCATAAATCCAACATTACCGGTTCCGGTCCATTGAATGGCGCCGCCGCAGGTTTCTTCACCGTCGTCGTTGAGGAAGAAAACACCAATCCAGTCGTAGGGCGCAAGCGGTTCTCCAAAGATTTCAGGCGCAGCATCAACGGGAATGATAATGATGTGCTGGCTGCCGGTAACAGCGTAATTCCAGGGACTTAAACATGGAAGCGCATTGACGGTAATTGTCCAGTCCTGCGTGTTGCCGGCTTCGGCGGTAACGGTGTAAACAACCGGGTTGGTAAAGTCGTTCGGGGTTACCGCACTCACCTGAGTGACGGTTCCTACCATGGCAGATGCTCCATCAGATAAGGTAAAAGTAGCGACCAGATCAGAAAGATTTGCATTCTCAAGAACTTCAAGGGTTATTGACGATGTAACAGGATCAATTTGCCCGTTTACATCATTAAACAATGATGGGTTTTCTTCAGTATTAAAAGAAAAAGACAAGATGTTTGCTATTATACTTGGCGGACAATTGGCCGTTGCCGATTGCTCGATATAGTATTGTGTACCGGCGCCGGTAAAAAGCTGATTTCCTTCACCATCCAGCAATTCCCATGAGTGTTCTGCATTATATAGTCCATCACCGTAATAAATGAAAGTTATCAAATCTCCTTCTTCGGCATAAACCGGTAATTCATAGACCACCCCTGCCGGTTTGGTGATATAATCATAATATAGTACCCAGTTAATGTAAACCTGAGCCCAATCGCCAAACCAACCATCGTTGTACTGCGAGTATAAAGTCAATTTATGCCTGCAACCATCGTAAACATCTATAACCCTTGAAATTGTATTGTTTTCCAGGTTGCCATCGCCACCCGGATCGGAAACAGTAAGTACCACGTCATAAGCGCCTGCAACAGCAGGTGTCCAGTCGGGGAAAACCAAATCGGTTTCCTGAATTGAACCGAGGTTGGTAACACTTAATGTTTCGCTGTAATCGTCCCCGATCTCAACGGTAACATCGAAAGATGCGGCGCTCAATCCGTAATTTCCGACTTTCACATTCACAGGTGTTGTTTCACCCACGCCAAATCTATCTTTTACCACTTCCGGGGTTTCCACATAAAAGGCCACGGCATCTACTTCCTCAAGCACCAGCGGATCTTTAATGGCAAAACCCGAAATCCATGTTTCCAGATTGTTTGTAAGGGAAGTGAATAAACCGGTGGTAATATCGTAGTAACCATAACGGTCGTCACCCAATCCATGGGCATAGGAATAAAGCCGGTTCAAAGTTGGTTCGTAGCTTAATGCCTGAAAGTTATCTGCGTTGAAACCAATTGGCCCAATCACAGTCTTTGTTCCCGTTGCCGGATCAATCTTTACAAGCTGTTCGGCACTAATATCAATAGAATACAAATAACCATCCGGAAGGAACTCGAGGCCTAATGTACGGTCAAGAATAAGACTCGTTCCACTGATCTCAGTCATTTCAAGGGTGCCCAGATCAATGGTGCATAAAGACTTCCACAATGAAGTTGGATTGATTACTATCATATACATGGTGGATGTTGCCGCATCATAAGCCATACTCATTGGTATAACCGATGCTCCGTTAAGCAACAGCGGCCCGATCGGAACCTCAATGCCATTGTCAGTTTTGATAATCAGACGATTATTATGTCCGTCAGCAACATAACACACACCATTAACAAAAGTTGCATCCACTTCTTTCGGATAGGTAAAAGAAGGATCAACGGTATTATCGGCAATGAAGGTCTGTTTCCCTGTAATCACATCTACGCTTACAAACTCCAGTTCGTTAAAGTTGTTGGCATAAGCGCTTTTAGTATAAACAAACGGCCCTAACAGTTCGCCATTGGATACCCCCGTTCCGCCATTGCCGATGTCATTTACAGCAGTTACGCGGTAAGCATAAAATCCAAATGCCGGCAGGGTGTTATCAATAAAAGGCTGAGTACCCGACCAGTTGTTAGCCAGCACCGTGCTGTCGGGCATTCGGACAAGTGTGTACCCGGTTGCACCAGTAAAATATCCTCCGTTTAATCCTTCCGTAGGTTCATCCCAGGTGATTTCTGCGTCATTGCCATTATTTACCGGTATTAAAAGTACATTGGCAGGTGCTGCGGGAACGTCCTCTCCTACATAAACCGTTACAGTAGTTTTTGGGCTGTTGCCGTTGCTGTTGGTAGCGAAAATTTCATATTGATACACCCCAGGCTGGGTGGGAGTATCGGTAAAGGTTTCTGCGGCACCGATAACGGGAGAAGTGTTTTCGTGAATCAAAACATCATTGCGGTATATGGAAACAGAAGACAATGAAGGAAGCGGACTCCCCGATTGCGTTATTGAAGGGTTGGTCCATGCCAGTTCGGCAGACAAAGCGCCCATGGCTGCCGGTGTAACCGCGAAATCATCAATGACCTCGGGAGCTTCTGGAGAGCCAACATAACCGAAAACAGTGAAGGGCGCTCCCTGCTTGTAAATTATGCCACCCAGACTGGACCAGGTAGTTCCATTGTTAAATGTAGTTATTGCATTCCCGGTAATGGGCTGTCCGGTAATGGTAACAGGGATTATAGCTGCAGGGCCATATCCGGCAGAGCCTTCAATAGTATAATCAATCCAATAGGTTCCGGGCTGAAGTTCCAGACCGGGAGTTCTGCAATCAACCACCATGACGGGGCGATTGGTCTGTGTCAGGTTATTGCCCCGGTAACAATTCGCCCATTCGGTGTTGATAAGCCTGCTGGTAACCAGGTTGCCCCAAATGACAGTTCCCCCTGCATTGGGCGCAGCGCTCCATACCTGTATGTAAGCATTTTGGATCGGTGAAGGAGAGGTAGGGGAAGTTGACTGGTATGCGTACAATCGAATAACATCAATCGCCCAACTGTCAGTACCACTAACCACTAAATCATCCGACATTCGGTAATTGGGCCAGTTCACCTGATAGCCAGCCTGCTGATATGGCGCATTGGTAAAGGAGAAGTCAGCCCCTCCCACACCCCCGCCGGGATGGGTTACGAATGGGCCGTTATCAAAAAGTTTACTAATTCCTCTTGTGCCGGTTTGCTCTTTAGGCAATTCTGAATGTTTTGGCAACACGCCGGGCGCCATTTTAGTAGCTTGAGGTGTAATGCCATACTGCCGCATGATCCTTATTATCTCATCATCATCGGGCAACGTTGTTTCCTGAGAAAATGA
This window of the Bacteroidales bacterium genome carries:
- a CDS encoding ATP-binding protein; protein product: MLKSTILEVIDLQKERNEVAEPGISRELLSEISLTGGHIKIISGIRRCGKSTLMRQLIGEDSNCLFLNFEDPKLTGFDLKDFNRLDEIIKEQGLRNIYFDEIQIVPEWERYIRALHDEDYAVFLTGSNASMLSIELGTKLTGRYIPKELLPFSYREFLTFSNQVASADSAVDFLCRGGFPEYLKYGDEDILHQILYDIIYRDISVRYQVKRHETLKQLAIYLITNVSKTLSYNQLRKTFELGSATTAIDFLSYFQNSYLLFAIPLFDFSLKKQIYNPKKVYAIDTGLAGANSLSFSKDTGRKLENAVFLHLRRDHDRIFYFGASGECDFVVQDEGPVFRCFQVCSRLDEENLTREIKGITEAMNYTGTSSGNIITLDQEDEFEKDGLVIHAIPFWKWAGTE
- a CDS encoding aldehyde reductase, with the translated sequence MQTYLVTGASGYIASWIVKFLLEQGEKVHGTIRSLKNKEKIIHLIELQQKYPGQLSLFEADLLNMGSFREAMKGCNIILHTASPFVIAKIKDAQRELIQPALEGTRNVLTLANEFPEVRRIVVTSSVAAIYSDAADINKTKNNMFTEEHWNTKSNAKHNPYQYSKTIAEREAWKIAGEQQQWKLTTINPGFVMGPSLSQRVDSTSVDMMRSIINGKYKSGVPDLYFGVVDVRDVAKAHILAATNANATGRHICVSTTLSLLEMAKILREKYPNLPIPKSAAPKILLYIAGPLMGFSWKFINLNVGIKYSFDNSKSIGLGVKYTPIQKTLTDHAMQLVEDGLV
- a CDS encoding T9SS type A sorting domain-containing protein encodes the protein MKRFTLTGFVLVFLMLISAVSFSQETTLPDDDEIIRIMRQYGITPQATKMAPGVLPKHSELPKEQTGTRGISKLFDNGPFVTHPGGGVGGADFSFTNAPYQQAGYQVNWPNYRMSDDLVVSGTDSWAIDVIRLYAYQSTSPTSPSPIQNAYIQVWSAAPNAGGTVIWGNLVTSRLINTEWANCYRGNNLTQTNRPVMVVDCRTPGLELQPGTYWIDYTIEGSAGYGPAAIIPVTITGQPITGNAITTFNNGTTWSSLGGIIYKQGAPFTVFGYVGSPEAPEVIDDFAVTPAAMGALSAELAWTNPSITQSGSPLPSLSSVSIYRNDVLIHENTSPVIGAAETFTDTPTQPGVYQYEIFATNSNGNSPKTTVTVYVGEDVPAAPANVLLIPVNNGNDAEITWDEPTEGLNGGYFTGATGYTLVRMPDSTVLANNWSGTQPFIDNTLPAFGFYAYRVTAVNDIGNGGTGVSNGELLGPFVYTKSAYANNFNELEFVSVDVITGKQTFIADNTVDPSFTYPKEVDATFVNGVCYVADGHNNRLIIKTDNGIEVPIGPLLLNGASVIPMSMAYDAATSTMYMIVINPTSLWKSLCTIDLGTLEMTEISGTSLILDRTLGLEFLPDGYLYSIDISAEQLVKIDPATGTKTVIGPIGFNADNFQALSYEPTLNRLYSYAHGLGDDRYGYYDITTGLFTSLTNNLETWISGFAIKDPLVLEEVDAVAFYVETPEVVKDRFGVGETTPVNVKVGNYGLSAASFDVTVEIGDDYSETLSVTNLGSIQETDLVFPDWTPAVAGAYDVVLTVSDPGGDGNLENNTISRVIDVYDGCRHKLTLYSQYNDGWFGDWAQVYINWVLYYDYITKPAGVVYELPVYAEEGDLITFIYYGDGLYNAEHSWELLDGEGNQLFTGAGTQYYIEQSATANCPPSIIANILSFSFNTEENPSLFNDVNGQIDPVTSSITLEVLENANLSDLVATFTLSDGASAMVGTVTQVSAVTPNDFTNPVVYTVTAEAGNTQDWTITVNALPCLSPWNYAVTGSQHIIIIPVDAAPEIFGEPLAPYDWIGVFFLNDDGEETCGGAIQWTGTGNVGFMAYADDPTTPEKDGFDSGEPFHWRLSRCGNPEEFTAIATYDPNQPSQGNFQSLGISMLTSLKAAYIQYFILNQGWNSMSSYIVPFTPAVEDLFAPIVSNLTILSNLTTMYWPQQGVNTIGNWNSNSGYVAKVTEDVEFMIGGADYVSGTMTIPAGWSYLPVLSECPADVMEMFGGNLNEVVIIQELIGTQIFWPQFEVYTLETFEPGKAYKIKLANAVTVTFPECGGLKSNFTPAQSFNSMETGWGTIKMTPYTQSVVFLANSLVDFNAGDMIGAFDESGKIWGYVQINSNSQNQTITLFGNDFTTLEKNGFAAGESIIFKLLRAETGEVIDLEVEYDQSVDNASGTFLTNSVSAVTNVTLLQTGIDQFSASSVRMFPNPARDVLNLSINGANDQTITVEIYDNKGVAVARESFSNNTALNISHLAPGVYFVNIRTTELSETRKLVVK